The genome window CCTATCATTATGATAGTGTGATTATCATAATGATAGGCTTTAATTTATCGATTTTCCTAATTTCCGACCTTGCAGGCTATTTATTGCCGTTCAAAACGTGCTGCCCAGCCACCGCCTGACGCCATTTTTATGCTCAGTTTATCTTTTGCGGTTACGTTAATGGTTTTTGTGCTATAGTCCGTTGCATCACGTCCGGCATTTATACCATCTTCAAACACGGTAGCTTTATAGGTTCCATCGCCCAAAAAAGAAAGGTCTATGGTTAAATCGCGGGCGTTCCAGTTGGTCATGGCACCGGCGTACCAGGTGGTTCCTTTTTTGCGGGCAATGCTCACAAAGTCGCCCACTTTACCGTCGAGCGAAACGGTAGCATCAAATGTAGTTGGGATGGCGGCAATAAAATTGGTGCTTTCCTGCTCGCGCTGGTATATGCTGGGGTTATCGCTCAGCATTTGCAGCGGCGCCTCAAATACAGTGTACATAGCCAGCTGATGGCAACGGGTGCCCTGCGTCATCGGGTTTGAATTTACCGGCCTGAAGGCTTCCTTAGTAGCATTGCGCATGCCGCCGGGGGTATAATCCATTGATCCTGACATCATGCGGATAAATGGGATACTTACATCATAACCCGGTTGGTTGTCTGTTCCCCATTTCATGTTCTCCAGGCCTTTTACACCTTCACAATTGATAATATTGGGCCAGGTGCGCTGCATCCCGCTGGGTTTATACATCCCGTGATAATCAATCAATAAATGGTGGGCTGCTGCCTTTTTGGCAATGTCGTATAACGAGCTTACCATCTTTTGGTCATCGCGGTCAATAAAATCAACCTTAAATCCCTTAATACCCATCTTTTCAAACTTTTCCATCACTGCCTCGGTGTCTTTTGAAAATGCATACCAGGTTGACCATAAAATAACGCCCACATTTTTTTGTTTGGCGTAATCAACTATCTGCTGTACATCAAGCTTGGTTTTGTTGAGGTCGTAATCGTCAGACCAGCCCTCGTCTATAATAATATACTCCAGTTTGTTTGCTGCGGCAAAGTCTGTATAGTATTTATAAGTGGGCACATTTATGCCGGCTTTAAAGTCAACGTGGGTAACGTTCCAGTCGTTCCACCAGTCCCAGGCCACCTTACCGGGTTTAATCCACGAGTAATCGGTTATTTGCGACGGTGCGGCAAGCTTTTGCATCATGTCGTTATCAGCCAGTTGCTTATCTTCGGTACTGATAACTACTACCCGCCACGGGAAACTGCGGGTGCCATCTGTTTTTGCAATATAATTGGCGCGCTTATTTACCACATAGTTAATGCGCAAAACAGCTTCCTCTGTTGGATATTTTGCAAATACGCCATGCAGGTTATGCCCTTCGGAGGTGGTAAGGTACATTCCGGGATAATCCTGCAGATCTGCCTCCATTATCACTGCTTTTTTAGCGCTGCCTACATCAACCAATATGGGTAAAAATGCAAGCGTATCCTTTTTTACAGCCGATAGATTGATCTGGTCATAATGGCCCTCGAACGAAGTGGTGAATTTATCCTTATTGCGGTAATCGCTCACGAAGGGTAAAAACGCCTTGTTATCATCTTTAAAATTAAAGTTTGCTTCTTCGTTCACAATAGTGATCATTCCTTTTTTCTGCGTAACAAAACGATAGGCGGCACCGTCATTATACGCCCTGAAAACAAGGCCGTAATCGCCTTTAAAGTTTAAGGTGAGCTGGTTGTAGTTGTCCTGCACGCTTGTCTTTTTATAAACCGGTGTATTAATTACCGAGTTGTTTGAAACCGGAACTGCTTTTTTTACAACGGTATTGCTGCCCAGCACCTGGCCATCGTCCAGCGTTATTGAAATTGAGGAGGGTGTTATCACTTCCGTGTCCTCATGCTTAACAGACCAGCTTACAGTAGCGCCCGCGCTGATGTTGATACTGATTTTACCGTCAGGCGATTTTACCTGGTAAGTTTTAGCGGATTGCGCCAGCACAGCACCTAACGGCAAAGTTAGGCACAGCAGTAGTAATGCTTTAAATTTCATTGGATTAACGGTTACAGTTTATAATTACCCGAAGCTAAATAAAATGGGTGAATTATTAATGTAAGATTGACAATTTTTACAGCGGCGATATCAACGCTGAACACCGGGCATCAGTTAACCATTCACCGCTTTGGGGAACTTCAAGATCAGCTGCGGATCGGGGATGTTTTGCTGATAGCGCTCTTTCTCAGAATAACGGCATACACCGGGATAGTCGCCTAGCTTGCCCTGCATATCAAATATTAGCTGAAAGTGTAAATGCGGTGGCCAATGGCCGTTCTCTTCTATTACACCGAATGTGGCTATTCGTTCATTTTTGCTTACGGATTTGCCAACATATAGCCCATCAAGGCTTTCACGGCTCAAATGCCCGTACAGGGTATAGAGTGTTAAGTCATCCAGCTGGTGTTGAAGAATAATGGTAGGGCCGTAATCGCCAAAATTATTGTTATCCTGATAGCTGTGTACAATGCCATCCAAAGGCGAATATACCAGTGTGCCTACGTTCGCCCAGATATCGACACCTAAATGCAGGCGGCGCGGTTCATCATCCGTATCAAAATGTGCGCTGCGGGCGTAAATGGTGCGGTGCTCCAGGTAACCCCCCACACCGTATTTGCAATCGTGTTCGCTTAGCTTTTTGTTTACCCAACGGCTAAACTTTACGGTATCAGAAAAGGTATCCGCATCAAGATCATGATTGGCAGCAGTAAAATCAAAATGATAAAGGCGGTGGGCTCCGGCATCAAAATCAACTACTTTACCGATGTTGGCGGGGTGTGTTTTAAAATAAGCGGCCAGGCGTGCAGCGGCATCCATTACTATTCCGTTTCAGGCTGCCTGTCTTCCTTGCTGATCTTATCAAAAATCTTGTCCATCCGTTCCACGTATTCGCTGGTATCATCCACAAAAAATTC of Mucilaginibacter xinganensis contains these proteins:
- a CDS encoding glycoside hydrolase family 97 protein — its product is MKFKALLLLCLTLPLGAVLAQSAKTYQVKSPDGKISINISAGATVSWSVKHEDTEVITPSSISITLDDGQVLGSNTVVKKAVPVSNNSVINTPVYKKTSVQDNYNQLTLNFKGDYGLVFRAYNDGAAYRFVTQKKGMITIVNEEANFNFKDDNKAFLPFVSDYRNKDKFTTSFEGHYDQINLSAVKKDTLAFLPILVDVGSAKKAVIMEADLQDYPGMYLTTSEGHNLHGVFAKYPTEEAVLRINYVVNKRANYIAKTDGTRSFPWRVVVISTEDKQLADNDMMQKLAAPSQITDYSWIKPGKVAWDWWNDWNVTHVDFKAGINVPTYKYYTDFAAANKLEYIIIDEGWSDDYDLNKTKLDVQQIVDYAKQKNVGVILWSTWYAFSKDTEAVMEKFEKMGIKGFKVDFIDRDDQKMVSSLYDIAKKAAAHHLLIDYHGMYKPSGMQRTWPNIINCEGVKGLENMKWGTDNQPGYDVSIPFIRMMSGSMDYTPGGMRNATKEAFRPVNSNPMTQGTRCHQLAMYTVFEAPLQMLSDNPSIYQREQESTNFIAAIPTTFDATVSLDGKVGDFVSIARKKGTTWYAGAMTNWNARDLTIDLSFLGDGTYKATVFEDGINAGRDATDYSTKTINVTAKDKLSIKMASGGGWAARFERQ
- a CDS encoding peptidoglycan DD-metalloendopeptidase family protein; this encodes MDAAARLAAYFKTHPANIGKVVDFDAGAHRLYHFDFTAANHDLDADTFSDTVKFSRWVNKKLSEHDCKYGVGGYLEHRTIYARSAHFDTDDEPRRLHLGVDIWANVGTLVYSPLDGIVHSYQDNNNFGDYGPTIILQHQLDDLTLYTLYGHLSRESLDGLYVGKSVSKNERIATFGVIEENGHWPPHLHFQLIFDMQGKLGDYPGVCRYSEKERYQQNIPDPQLILKFPKAVNG